The Humulus lupulus chromosome 4, drHumLupu1.1, whole genome shotgun sequence genome has a window encoding:
- the LOC133829806 gene encoding putative disease resistance RPP13-like protein 1 isoform X1 — MAAEMVGGALLSSVLQTLFGKLASREVVDFFRRKKVDDGLLKNLKTTFLSVNILLNDAEEKQIRNPGVRKWLDELIEATYDVEDLMTEITTIKFEQDQGCTSSSHHHQKDVLDLKSVTQNRHLQRLPAPLAQESSVYGRDDDKESIVNSLLLSDNNYDDVNGNNSDKISVIPIVGLGGIGKTTLAQLVYDDERVKKHFELKAWVTVSVEFDILKITRMILERVSMKKCENEDLYELQTKLKEALLGKKFLIVLDDVWSENYSLWDVLRSPFEFGAEGSKIIVTTRSEIVASKMGSVPSYELQVMSDEDCWCLFSKHAFNNGDLNAYSDLQEIGREIVKKCKGLPLAVKSLAGLLRAVLNPEEWRRILKSDIWELQLQENDNNNNNILPALWLSYYYLPSHLKRCFVFTSVFPKDYEFEKEKIILMWMAEGLLQSDTEKTQEDVGEEYYQALILRLLFQRSSRDESTFFMHDLVHDLAIFVAGKFSFRLDDDNLHKVASEIRHLSCKSYVSLSKLKSLRTFIAIPSFTLDGSSSVNHLDLSEHFFIGGCLRVLSLSHALIKKLPDSIGNLKHLRYLDLSSTEIVELTESICSLFNLQALLLSNCRNLTQLPANMGSLANLRHLDIADTPITEMPALMSNLKDLQTLPYFVLNEHGGSRIKELRELQHLHGTLVIAGLENIVNVEHVLEANLKDKKCLRALSLKWQYGDIDDSQKEREILDGLQPHTKLENLYISGYRGTNFSSWIGDYSYSSMVEVHLLNCKSCWFLPPFGQLPSLKKLQILAFDSVVTIGAEFYSSGSSQVIKPFRSLEILNFRFMSEWKEWSFIKVEEGGVFPRLRELNLEGCPKLNVQLPNSLPSLTKLQVWRCRQLLPLLPRPDHTAFPCLRTMDIYMCPEQESFLEGGFPSSITSLQIFNCNKLESLNGKGFQGLNSLQELVIGRCQELKCLPDEGLPDSLLHLCISDCPLLQQRCQRNEGQDWTKIAHIPRIDIDWELI; from the exons ATGGCTGCAGAAATGGTGGGTGGAGCTCTTCTCTCTTCTGTGCTTCAAACACTGTTCGGAAAGTTAGCTTCACGAGAGGTTGTAGACTTCTTCAGGAGAAAGAAAGTCGATGATGGTTTACTCAAGAACCTGAAAACTACGTTTTTGTCAGTCAACATTCTGCTCAACGATGCTGAAGAGAAGCAAATCAGAAACCCGGGCGTGAGGAAGTGGCTCGATGAGCTCATAGAAGCAACTTATGATGTTGAGGACTTGATGACTGAGATTACAACGATCAAGTTCGAGCAAGATCAAGGCTGCACCAGCTCAAGTCATCATCATCAG AAAGATGTGCTTGATTTGAAATCTGTTACACAAAACAGACACTTACAGAGATTGCCTGCTCCTTTGGCTCAAGAGTCTAGTGTTTATGGGAGGGATGATGATAAAGAGTCTATAGTGAATTCGTTGTTGTTGTCAGataataattatgatgatgttAATGGTAATAATAGTGATAAGATATCTGTGATTCCAATTGTGGGGTTGGGTGGAATTGGTAAGACCACACTTGCTCAGCTTGTTTATGATGATGAGAGAGTGAAAAAACACTTTGAGCTCAAAGCATGGGTTACAGTGTCAGTTGAATTCGACATTTTGAAAATAACAAGAATGATTTTGGAGAGGGTGTCGATGAAGAAATGTGAGAATGAGGACCTATATGAGCTTCAAACTAAGCTGAAAGAGGCTTTGTTGGGGAAAAAGTTTCTGATTGTTCTTGATGATGTTTGGAGTGAAAACTACTCCCTTTGGGATGTTTTAAGAAGTCCATTTGAATTTGGAGCAGAAGGAAGTAAAATCATTGTCACCACACGCAGTGAAATTGTTGCATCAAAAATGGGCAGTGTTCCATCTTATGAACTACAAGTAATGTCAGATGAAGATTGCTGGTGCTTATTTTCAAAACATGCCTTCAACAATGGAGACTTGAATGCATACTCAGATTTACAAGAAATTGGTAGAGAAATTGTTAAAAAGTGCAAGGGACTTCCTTTGGCAGTAAAATCACTTGCTGGTCTTCTGAGAGCTGTGCTAAATCCCGAAGAGTGGAGAAGAATTTTGAAAAGTGACATATGGGAATTGCAGCTGCAAGAAAatgacaacaacaacaacaacattctTCCAGCTCTGTGGTTGAGTTACTATTATCTTCCATCACATCTTAAGCGCTGCTTTGTATTCACCTCAGTGTTCCCTAAAGATTATgagtttgaaaaagaaaaaataatcttGATGTGGATGGCTGAAGGTCTTCTGCAATCTGACACAGAAAAAACACAAGAAGATGTTGGAGAAGAGTACTACCAAGCTTTAATTTTAAGGCTATTGTTCCAAAGATCAAGTAGAGATGAATCAACTTTCTTCATGCATGATCTTGTCCATGATCTTGCCATTTTTGTAGCAGGAAAGTTTTCTTTCAGGTTGGATGATGATAATCTACACAAGGTTGCTAGCGAAATTCGACATTTATCGTGCAAAAGTTATGTGAGTTTGTCTAAACTCAAGAGTTTGCGCACCTTCATTGCAATACCATCGTTCACATTAGATGGATCATCATCGGTAAATCACTTGGATTTGAGTGAGCATTTTTTCATAGGTGGGTGCTTGAGAGTACTCTCTTTATCTCATGCTTTGATCAAGAAATTGCCTGATTCAATAGGCAATTTGAAGCATCTAAGGTACTTGGATTTATCTTCCACTGAAATTGTTGAGTTGACTGAGTCCATTTGTTCTTTGTTCAATTTGCAAGCACTCCTCTTGTCCAATTGTCGAAATCTTACTCAGTTACCGGCTAACATGGGAAGTCTAGCCAACTTGCGCCACCTCGACATTGCAGACACACCAATCACAGAAATGCCAGCCTTAATGTCCAATCTGAAAGACTTGCAAACATTGCCTTATTTTGTTTTGAATGAACATGGTGGCTCTAGAATTAAGGAGCTAAGAGAGCTGCAGCATCTTCATGGAACACTTGTCATTGCAGGGCTTGAAAATATAGTCAATGTTGAGCATGTATTGGAGGCAAATTTGAAGGACAAGAAGTGTCTTAGAGCACTAAGCTTGAAATGGCAATATGGTGATATTGATGATTCACAAAAGGAAAGAGAAATACTTGATGGTCTCCAACCTCACACAAAGTTAGAGAATCTCTACATCAGTGGCTACAGAGGTACAAATTTCTCATCATGGATAGGAGACTATTCATATTCTAGTATGGTAGAGGTTCATTTACTTAACTGCAAAAGTTGTTGGTTTTTACCTCCATTTGGGCAGCTACCTTCCCTTAAAAAGCTTCAAATTTTGGCATTTGATAGTGTGGTAACAATAGGTGCAGAATTTTACTCGAGTGGTTCTTCTCAGGTGATCAAGCCATTTAGATCCTTAGAAATTCTGAATTTTCGCTTCATGTCGGAGTGGAAGGAGTGGTCATTCATTAAAGTCGAAGAAGGTGGAGTTTTTCCTCGTCTTAGGGAACTTAACCTTGAAGGTTGTCCAAAACTAAATGTACAGCTACCAAATTCTCTTCCCTCTTTAACAAAGCTTCAAGTATGGAGATGTAGACAACTGTTGCCTCTACTTCCAAGGCCTGATCACACTGCATTTCCATGCCTTAGGACTATGGATATATACATGTGCCCAGAACAAGAATCATTTTTGGAAGGTGGGTTCCCTTCAAGTATAACTTCACTTCAAATTTTCAACTGCAACAAGCTCGAGTCCCTCAATGGCAaaggctttcaaggcctgaattCTCTTCAAGAGTTGGTTATTGGTAGGTGTCAAGAGCTCAAATGTCTACCAGACGAAGGATTGCCTGATTCTCTTCTGCATTTGTGTATAAGTGATTGTCCTTTGCTACAACAGCGGTGCCAAAGAAATGAAGGTCAAGATTGGACTAAGATTGCTCATATTCCTCGAATAGATATTGATTGGGAACTGATTTGA
- the LOC133829806 gene encoding putative disease resistance RPP13-like protein 1 isoform X2 produces the protein MAAEMVGGALLSSVLQTLFGKLASREVVDFFRRKKVDDGLLKNLKTTFLSVNILLNDAEEKQIRNPGVRKWLDELIEATYDVEDLMTEITTIKFEQDQGCTSSSHHHQVPFLKKLSPSFMFDKALFRNKIAEILERLKLLLQQKDVLDLKSVTQNRHLQRLPAPLAQESSVYGRDDDKESIVNSLLLSDNNYDDVNGNNSDKISVIPIVGLGGIGKTTLAQLVYDDERVKKHFELKAWVTVSVEFDILKITRMILERVSMKKCENEDLYELQTKLKEALLGKKFLIVLDDVWSENYSLWDVLRSPFEFGAEGSKIIVTTRSEIVASKMGSVPSYELQVMSDEDCWCLFSKHAFNNGDLNAYSDLQEIGREIVKKCKGLPLAVKSLAGLLRAVLNPEEWRRILKSDIWELQLQENDNNNNNILPALWLSYYYLPSHLKRCFVFTSVFPKDYEFEKEKIILMWMAEGLLQSDTEKTQEDVGEEYYQALILRLLFQRSSRDESTFFMHDLVHDLAIFVAGKFSFRLDDDNLHKVASEIRHLSCKSYVSLSKLKSLRTFIAIPSFTLDGSSSVNHLDLSEHFFIGGCLRVLSLSHALIKKLPDSIGNLKHLRYLDLSSTEIVELTESICSLFNLQALLLSNCRNLTQLPANMGSLANLRHLDIADTPITEMPALMSNLKDLQTLPYFVLNEHGGSRIKELRELQHLHGTLVIAGLENIVNVEHVLEANLKDKKCLRALSLKWQYGDIDDSQKEREILDGLQPHTKLENLYISGYRGDQAI, from the exons ATGGCTGCAGAAATGGTGGGTGGAGCTCTTCTCTCTTCTGTGCTTCAAACACTGTTCGGAAAGTTAGCTTCACGAGAGGTTGTAGACTTCTTCAGGAGAAAGAAAGTCGATGATGGTTTACTCAAGAACCTGAAAACTACGTTTTTGTCAGTCAACATTCTGCTCAACGATGCTGAAGAGAAGCAAATCAGAAACCCGGGCGTGAGGAAGTGGCTCGATGAGCTCATAGAAGCAACTTATGATGTTGAGGACTTGATGACTGAGATTACAACGATCAAGTTCGAGCAAGATCAAGGCTGCACCAGCTCAAGTCATCATCATCAGGTACCATTCTTGAAGAAGCTCTCTCCTTCGTTTATGTTTGACAAAGCATTGTTTCGTAATAAGATAGCTGAGATTCTCGAGAGGTTGAAACTTCTTCTGCAACAGAAAGATGTGCTTGATTTGAAATCTGTTACACAAAACAGACACTTACAGAGATTGCCTGCTCCTTTGGCTCAAGAGTCTAGTGTTTATGGGAGGGATGATGATAAAGAGTCTATAGTGAATTCGTTGTTGTTGTCAGataataattatgatgatgttAATGGTAATAATAGTGATAAGATATCTGTGATTCCAATTGTGGGGTTGGGTGGAATTGGTAAGACCACACTTGCTCAGCTTGTTTATGATGATGAGAGAGTGAAAAAACACTTTGAGCTCAAAGCATGGGTTACAGTGTCAGTTGAATTCGACATTTTGAAAATAACAAGAATGATTTTGGAGAGGGTGTCGATGAAGAAATGTGAGAATGAGGACCTATATGAGCTTCAAACTAAGCTGAAAGAGGCTTTGTTGGGGAAAAAGTTTCTGATTGTTCTTGATGATGTTTGGAGTGAAAACTACTCCCTTTGGGATGTTTTAAGAAGTCCATTTGAATTTGGAGCAGAAGGAAGTAAAATCATTGTCACCACACGCAGTGAAATTGTTGCATCAAAAATGGGCAGTGTTCCATCTTATGAACTACAAGTAATGTCAGATGAAGATTGCTGGTGCTTATTTTCAAAACATGCCTTCAACAATGGAGACTTGAATGCATACTCAGATTTACAAGAAATTGGTAGAGAAATTGTTAAAAAGTGCAAGGGACTTCCTTTGGCAGTAAAATCACTTGCTGGTCTTCTGAGAGCTGTGCTAAATCCCGAAGAGTGGAGAAGAATTTTGAAAAGTGACATATGGGAATTGCAGCTGCAAGAAAatgacaacaacaacaacaacattctTCCAGCTCTGTGGTTGAGTTACTATTATCTTCCATCACATCTTAAGCGCTGCTTTGTATTCACCTCAGTGTTCCCTAAAGATTATgagtttgaaaaagaaaaaataatcttGATGTGGATGGCTGAAGGTCTTCTGCAATCTGACACAGAAAAAACACAAGAAGATGTTGGAGAAGAGTACTACCAAGCTTTAATTTTAAGGCTATTGTTCCAAAGATCAAGTAGAGATGAATCAACTTTCTTCATGCATGATCTTGTCCATGATCTTGCCATTTTTGTAGCAGGAAAGTTTTCTTTCAGGTTGGATGATGATAATCTACACAAGGTTGCTAGCGAAATTCGACATTTATCGTGCAAAAGTTATGTGAGTTTGTCTAAACTCAAGAGTTTGCGCACCTTCATTGCAATACCATCGTTCACATTAGATGGATCATCATCGGTAAATCACTTGGATTTGAGTGAGCATTTTTTCATAGGTGGGTGCTTGAGAGTACTCTCTTTATCTCATGCTTTGATCAAGAAATTGCCTGATTCAATAGGCAATTTGAAGCATCTAAGGTACTTGGATTTATCTTCCACTGAAATTGTTGAGTTGACTGAGTCCATTTGTTCTTTGTTCAATTTGCAAGCACTCCTCTTGTCCAATTGTCGAAATCTTACTCAGTTACCGGCTAACATGGGAAGTCTAGCCAACTTGCGCCACCTCGACATTGCAGACACACCAATCACAGAAATGCCAGCCTTAATGTCCAATCTGAAAGACTTGCAAACATTGCCTTATTTTGTTTTGAATGAACATGGTGGCTCTAGAATTAAGGAGCTAAGAGAGCTGCAGCATCTTCATGGAACACTTGTCATTGCAGGGCTTGAAAATATAGTCAATGTTGAGCATGTATTGGAGGCAAATTTGAAGGACAAGAAGTGTCTTAGAGCACTAAGCTTGAAATGGCAATATGGTGATATTGATGATTCACAAAAGGAAAGAGAAATACTTGATGGTCTCCAACCTCACACAAAGTTAGAGAATCTCTACATCAGTGGCTACAGAG GTGATCAAGCCATTTAG